The Deinococcus aquaticus genomic interval TCTGGTGGGGGACATGCTGCACGCTACCGGATTGCGCGCGCCCGGAAGTGGGGAGGACCGGTGGCAGGCTTCATGCACGCGGCCCCTGCCCGTCTCCCCCTTACCGCCGCGCGGTGAGCCACAGCAGCGCCCCGCCGGCCGCGACGGCGATCAGGTCCGGGGCGTAGGCGGCGAGCGCGCCGGGCAGCGCGCCGTTCTCGCCCATGATGCGGAACACGCTGAAGGTGGCGTAGTACGCGAACGTCAGCAGAAGCGCCCAGACCATGCCGAGGTCGCGGCCGCTTCGGAAGCTGAACACGGCCAGCGCCGCCGCGAAGAACGCCAGGGCCAGCGCGGCCAGCGGGCCAGCGAACTTGCGGTGCAGGGCCGTGAAGTCCGCCGGGGCGCTGATGTCCTGGGCGCGGTAGGTGTTCGTGCGGGCGATCAGGGCGGGCAGCGGTTCGTAGATGGGGTTCAGGTCGCCGCCTCCCTCTGCGCCGAGTTCCGTGCCGGTGTCCTGGAGGGGCAGGGTGCCGCTCTGGAAGGTCAGGACCGTGACGGGCCGGGCGTCCTGGTACGTGACGCGCTGTCCGTCGCGCAGTTCGAGGACAGTGCTGCCCGGGCGCAGGCGGCCGCTGGCGGCGGTGATGACCTCGCGGGGGGGCAGGCCGGCCTGCATGGTCACGACGCGCAGGTCGCGCAGTTCGCCGCCCGGAAGGATCTGCCCGATGCTG includes:
- a CDS encoding LptF/LptG family permease, producing the protein MKTFERYVLNEILPFLFGALAAVITLLVVGSLEKVIAPLLAKGANPALVARVLALNVPEAAAQALPIALMFATLLGLSRLAADSELKSALAAGIPATRLFRPVLALGLAVTVLAFALGEGLVPRAKTEARRVQQQIVLDNPRVLGLNAAGQNAVLRDSLGRAISIGQILPGGELRDLRVVTMQAGLPPREVITAASGRLRPGSTVLELRDGQRVTYQDARPVTVLTFQSGTLPLQDTGTELGAEGGGDLNPIYEPLPALIARTNTYRAQDISAPADFTALHRKFAGPLAALALAFFAAALAVFSFRSGRDLGMVWALLLTFAYYATFSVFRIMGENGALPGALAAYAPDLIAVAAGGALLWLTARR